The Opitutales bacterium ASA1 genome window below encodes:
- the ansZ_3 gene encoding asparaginase AnsZ: protein MSSALSRLTGVLFAVLCAGAVALQGQELPKVKLFTTGGTIQSKGSHRLKLSEYSDGRVQPSELLADLPELTSVARVEVVEISNIGSGGMNTDLLLKLAKGLNAELAKPDVTGAVVTHGTGTLEETAYFLHLTVKSKKPVVVVGAMRPWTAISRDGLFNLYNAVRTAVTPEAAGKGVLVVLNDTIHSARFVTKNSTYRVETFVAREIGPLGFTDSDRVVFYRTPLGKHTAESEFDVSSLESLPQVDVIYGYQEASRAGIDALVAEGVKGIVLADGSPAYRAALLEAQAKGVVIVQSDRKGSGRVLLSDGSAARGQVTADNLNPQKARILLRLALTKTTQPKELQRIFNEY, encoded by the coding sequence ATGTCTTCCGCACTTTCACGACTGACCGGCGTCCTGTTCGCCGTCCTCTGCGCCGGAGCCGTCGCGCTTCAGGGCCAGGAGTTGCCCAAGGTGAAGCTGTTCACCACCGGCGGCACGATCCAGAGCAAGGGTTCCCATCGACTGAAACTCTCCGAGTACAGCGACGGTCGCGTGCAGCCCTCCGAGCTTCTCGCCGACCTTCCCGAGCTGACGTCCGTCGCCCGAGTGGAGGTGGTCGAGATCTCCAACATCGGTAGTGGAGGGATGAATACGGACCTCCTCCTGAAGCTGGCGAAGGGACTGAACGCCGAACTCGCCAAACCCGACGTGACCGGCGCCGTCGTCACGCACGGCACGGGCACGCTGGAGGAGACGGCCTATTTCCTCCATCTCACGGTGAAGTCGAAGAAGCCGGTCGTGGTCGTCGGCGCGATGCGGCCGTGGACCGCGATCAGCCGGGACGGATTGTTCAACCTCTACAACGCCGTCCGTACCGCGGTCACGCCCGAGGCGGCCGGCAAGGGCGTGCTCGTCGTCCTCAACGACACGATCCACTCCGCGCGCTTCGTCACGAAGAACAGCACCTACCGCGTCGAGACGTTCGTCGCCCGCGAGATCGGCCCGCTCGGTTTCACCGATTCGGACCGCGTCGTCTTCTACCGCACGCCGCTCGGCAAGCACACGGCGGAGAGCGAGTTCGACGTCTCTTCGCTCGAGTCGCTCCCGCAGGTGGACGTGATCTACGGTTACCAAGAAGCCTCTCGTGCCGGCATCGACGCGCTCGTGGCCGAAGGCGTGAAGGGCATCGTGCTCGCCGACGGTTCGCCCGCCTACCGCGCCGCCCTGCTCGAGGCTCAGGCCAAGGGCGTGGTCATCGTGCAGAGCGATCGGAAAGGCTCGGGCCGGGTGCTGCTCAGCGACGGGAGCGCCGCACGCGGTCAGGTCACCGCCGACAACCTCAACCCCCAGAAGGCACGCATCCTGTTGCGCCTCGCGCTCACGAAGACGACGCAGCCGAAAGAGCTGCAACGCATCTTCAACGAGTACTGA
- the ansZ_4 gene encoding asparaginase AnsZ, which yields MQRILFSTTTRLALLLSLAVCTSLPARAQEIPDLPPPGLKLPHVVLMSMGGTIASRGDTRLNITNYGGGGAMRVQPHEWLEDLPDVHQIARVTTDNVMRPEGSPPGSAISHWMTVARRIQEHVDNPEVDGVVLTHGTSAISNLSYFMNLVVDTKKPVVWVGAQRPWTGMSGDGPLNLYNAIRVAATPAAGGKGVLHATNQNIHASRDVMKMSAYRMETFQSVDLGVIGVADPDVVKFFSEPTRKHTYASEFKIKSLPEKLPAVEIVYAYPEAPGLLIDVMVENGAKGIIVDGTGAGSPAGGQNEAIKRAQAKGVVVVATARTRGGRVQETPRRTEAGIVPGDNFVPEKARTLLMLALTKTSDPKEIKRIFDEY from the coding sequence ATGCAACGTATCTTGTTTTCCACGACGACGCGGCTCGCGCTCCTCCTTTCGCTCGCGGTCTGCACCTCGCTGCCCGCCCGCGCTCAGGAGATCCCCGATCTTCCGCCCCCCGGATTGAAGCTCCCGCACGTCGTCCTCATGTCGATGGGCGGCACGATCGCCAGCCGCGGAGACACCCGGCTCAACATCACCAACTACGGTGGCGGCGGCGCGATGCGCGTCCAACCGCACGAGTGGCTCGAGGACTTGCCCGACGTCCATCAGATCGCGCGCGTCACGACGGACAACGTGATGCGGCCGGAAGGTTCGCCGCCCGGCTCCGCGATTTCGCATTGGATGACGGTCGCCCGTCGCATCCAGGAGCACGTCGACAACCCCGAGGTCGACGGCGTGGTTCTCACGCACGGCACGTCGGCCATCTCCAACCTGTCCTACTTCATGAATCTCGTGGTCGACACGAAGAAGCCCGTCGTCTGGGTCGGCGCGCAGCGTCCTTGGACCGGGATGAGCGGCGACGGTCCGCTCAATCTCTACAACGCCATCCGTGTCGCCGCCACGCCCGCCGCCGGCGGCAAGGGCGTGCTCCACGCCACCAATCAGAACATCCACGCCTCGCGCGACGTGATGAAGATGAGCGCCTACCGCATGGAGACGTTCCAGAGCGTCGACCTCGGCGTCATCGGCGTGGCCGATCCCGACGTGGTGAAGTTCTTCTCCGAGCCGACGCGCAAGCACACCTACGCTTCCGAGTTCAAGATCAAGTCCCTTCCGGAGAAACTCCCCGCGGTCGAGATCGTCTACGCGTATCCCGAAGCGCCCGGTCTGCTCATCGACGTGATGGTCGAGAACGGTGCGAAAGGCATCATCGTCGACGGCACCGGCGCCGGTAGTCCCGCCGGCGGACAGAACGAGGCGATCAAGCGCGCGCAAGCCAAGGGCGTGGTCGTCGTCGCCACCGCTCGCACCCGTGGTGGACGCGTGCAGGAGACTCCACGCCGCACCGAGGCCGGCATCGTGCCCGGCGACAACTTCGTCCCCGAGAAGGCCCGCACGCTCCTCATGCTCGCGCTCACCAAGACCTCCGATCCGAAGGAGATCAAACGCATCTTCGACGAGTATTGA
- the ansZ_5 gene encoding asparaginase AnsZ has protein sequence MSPIRFSLFAALVLTGSASLVAADLPVVKLMTTGGTIHSLGSHRHKLADYSDGKINGQTIIDDVPEASEIAKIEFMEISNVGSPSMGAKQQLALAKALMTELARPEVAGAVVTHGTSTLEETAYFLHLTVKSKKPVVVIGSQRPWSAISRDGPFNFYNAVRTAASPDAVGKGVMVLLNDTIHSARFVTKGNTYRVETFVARELGPIGFADSDRIVFYRTPLTRHTFDTEFDVTTIEELPQVDIVYGYQEASRAPIDALVADGAKGIVLADGSPAYNRALLEAQAKGVVVVRSDRKGSGRVLLSDATAARGQISSDNINPQKSRILLRLALTKTTQPKELQRIFNEY, from the coding sequence ATGTCACCTATTCGCTTCTCCCTTTTTGCCGCCCTCGTTCTGACCGGATCGGCGTCGCTCGTCGCCGCCGATCTGCCGGTCGTGAAACTCATGACGACCGGCGGCACGATCCACAGTCTCGGCTCGCATCGCCACAAACTCGCCGACTACAGCGACGGCAAGATCAACGGCCAGACGATCATCGACGACGTCCCCGAAGCCTCCGAGATCGCGAAGATCGAGTTCATGGAGATCTCCAACGTCGGCAGCCCGAGCATGGGCGCGAAGCAGCAGCTTGCGCTCGCCAAGGCGTTGATGACCGAACTCGCGCGCCCCGAGGTCGCCGGCGCGGTCGTCACCCACGGCACGAGCACGCTGGAGGAAACCGCCTACTTCCTGCACCTCACGGTGAAGTCGAAGAAGCCCGTCGTGGTCATCGGCTCTCAGCGTCCTTGGAGTGCCATCAGCCGCGACGGTCCGTTCAACTTCTACAACGCCGTGCGCACCGCCGCCTCGCCGGACGCCGTCGGCAAGGGCGTGATGGTCTTGCTCAACGACACGATCCACTCGGCGCGCTTCGTCACCAAGGGCAACACCTACCGTGTGGAGACGTTCGTCGCGCGCGAACTCGGCCCGATCGGCTTCGCCGACTCCGATCGCATCGTCTTCTACCGCACGCCGCTCACGCGCCACACGTTCGACACCGAGTTCGACGTCACGACGATCGAGGAGCTGCCGCAGGTCGACATCGTTTACGGTTACCAGGAAGCCTCGCGCGCTCCGATCGACGCCCTCGTGGCCGACGGTGCCAAGGGCATCGTGCTCGCCGACGGCTCGCCCGCCTACAACCGCGCTTTGCTGGAGGCGCAGGCCAAGGGCGTCGTCGTGGTGCGCAGCGACCGCAAGGGCTCCGGTCGCGTGTTGCTCAGCGACGCGACTGCGGCGCGCGGTCAGATCAGTTCGGACAACATCAACCCGCAGAAGTCCCGCATCCTCCTCCGTCTCGCCCTCACGAAGACGACGCAGCCGAAAGAGCTGCAACGCATCTTCAACGAATACTGA
- a CDS encoding type II asparaginase, translated as MGRASSILALAALLAFPATAQEIPDLPPPGLKLPHVVLMSMGGTIASKGEVRLNITNYGGPNMRVEPDEWVADVPEVALVARVTTEDFRAPQAAPGAPYEPGRTYENWYKVARRLQEIAKDPTIDGVVVTHGTNSMADTAWFMNLVVSIEKPVVFVGSQRPWTAMSGDGPLNLYNAIRVAASPDAARKGVLHAMNQNVNAARDVMKMSAYRMETFRSIDSGVMGVADPDVVKFFTEPTRKHTFKSEFNIASLPETLPSVEILYTYVDAPPYVVPALVKAGVKGIVVDGMGAGGVGEYADELKKAQAAGVVVVATARTRSGRVQETPRRTESGIVPGDNLLPEKAKLLLQLALTKTTDAKQIKRFFDEY; from the coding sequence ATGGGACGCGCTTCGTCCATCCTCGCGCTCGCCGCCCTGCTCGCGTTTCCCGCCACCGCGCAGGAGATTCCCGACCTGCCGCCGCCGGGCCTGAAGCTCCCGCACGTCGTGCTCATGTCGATGGGTGGCACGATCGCCAGCAAGGGCGAGGTCCGACTCAACATCACCAACTACGGCGGCCCCAACATGCGCGTCGAACCCGACGAGTGGGTCGCCGACGTGCCCGAGGTCGCGCTCGTCGCACGCGTCACCACCGAGGACTTTCGTGCCCCGCAAGCCGCACCCGGTGCTCCCTACGAACCCGGCCGCACGTACGAGAACTGGTACAAGGTCGCGCGCCGTCTCCAGGAGATCGCGAAGGACCCGACGATCGACGGCGTGGTCGTGACGCACGGGACCAACTCGATGGCCGACACCGCGTGGTTCATGAACCTCGTCGTCTCGATCGAGAAGCCGGTCGTGTTCGTCGGTTCGCAGCGACCTTGGACGGCCATGAGCGGCGACGGTCCGCTCAATCTCTACAACGCCATCCGCGTCGCCGCCTCGCCTGACGCCGCGCGCAAGGGCGTGCTCCACGCCATGAACCAGAACGTGAACGCCGCGCGCGACGTGATGAAGATGAGCGCCTACCGCATGGAGACGTTTCGGAGCATCGACTCCGGCGTCATGGGCGTGGCCGATCCCGACGTGGTGAAGTTCTTCACCGAGCCTACGCGCAAGCACACGTTCAAGTCCGAGTTCAACATCGCCTCGCTCCCCGAGACGCTCCCGTCCGTCGAGATCCTCTACACCTACGTGGACGCACCGCCCTACGTGGTGCCCGCGCTGGTGAAGGCCGGCGTGAAGGGCATCGTGGTCGACGGCATGGGCGCCGGCGGAGTGGGGGAGTACGCCGACGAGTTGAAGAAGGCGCAGGCCGCCGGCGTGGTCGTCGTCGCCACCGCCCGCACCCGCAGCGGCCGCGTGCAAGAGACTCCGCGTCGCACCGAATCCGGCATCGTCCCGGGCGACAACCTTCTCCCTGAAAAGGCGAAATTGCTCCTGCAACTCGCGCTGACCAAGACCACCGACGCGAAGCAAATCAAACGCTTCTTCGACGAGTATTGA
- a CDS encoding Gfo/Idh/MocA family oxidoreductase translates to MSRDPLRLAFVGVGGWAINAVRSLVGERYVAFCDVDEVRAAPGFAEHPSVPRYRDVREMLDRHAHEIDGVVITTPDHSHYPLAMACMEAGLNVYLEKPMATTPWECRRIAAAAAHKKVVTQLGVQGHSMHGLPVLREWIEAGAIGRVTDVWFWTDRTNPRLGEWSETPAMEEPVPATMDWRLWLADRPDRPFSRRYAPQRWRNWWGFGSGAICDIGTHMFDVLRYVFDTEYPTLVESEVFGRSAFTIPRWTKLYWEFPAVGERGAFRVHWRNGWKDGAQLFPEAIPHLAPEMIRTAESGGMAFVGSEGTIFYADMRASTRPRVFPESREREVLANRPPQRLPRVRGGHFANWLEAIRGGGPTVTDFAYGAALTEQVLLGALAQRTGEAIRWDPATMTAIGAPEATALARPERRDDAWRPGPDLAAVLPE, encoded by the coding sequence GTGTCGCGCGATCCGTTGCGACTGGCGTTCGTCGGCGTCGGCGGTTGGGCGATCAACGCCGTGCGGTCTCTCGTGGGCGAGCGCTACGTCGCCTTCTGCGACGTCGACGAGGTGCGCGCCGCGCCCGGATTCGCGGAGCATCCCTCCGTGCCACGTTACCGCGACGTGCGCGAGATGCTCGATCGCCACGCGCACGAGATCGACGGCGTCGTGATCACCACGCCCGACCATTCGCACTACCCGTTGGCGATGGCGTGCATGGAAGCGGGCTTGAACGTGTATCTCGAGAAACCCATGGCGACGACGCCTTGGGAGTGTCGCCGCATCGCCGCCGCGGCCGCGCACAAGAAGGTCGTCACCCAACTCGGCGTGCAGGGTCACAGCATGCACGGCCTGCCCGTCCTGCGGGAGTGGATCGAGGCGGGTGCGATCGGCCGCGTGACCGACGTGTGGTTTTGGACCGACCGCACGAACCCTCGCCTCGGAGAGTGGTCGGAGACTCCGGCCATGGAAGAGCCGGTGCCGGCGACGATGGACTGGCGTCTGTGGCTGGCGGACCGGCCGGACCGACCGTTCAGCCGACGTTACGCGCCGCAGCGTTGGCGCAACTGGTGGGGCTTCGGCAGCGGCGCGATTTGCGACATCGGCACGCACATGTTCGACGTCCTGCGCTACGTCTTCGACACCGAGTATCCGACGCTCGTCGAGTCGGAGGTCTTCGGTCGCAGCGCGTTCACGATCCCGCGCTGGACGAAACTGTATTGGGAGTTTCCCGCCGTGGGGGAGCGCGGCGCGTTTCGCGTGCATTGGCGCAACGGCTGGAAGGACGGCGCACAACTCTTCCCGGAGGCGATCCCGCATCTCGCGCCCGAGATGATCCGCACTGCCGAGAGCGGCGGCATGGCCTTCGTGGGAAGCGAAGGCACGATCTTCTACGCCGACATGCGCGCCAGCACGCGTCCGCGCGTTTTTCCGGAAAGCCGCGAACGCGAAGTCCTCGCGAACCGCCCGCCGCAACGCCTCCCGCGCGTCCGCGGTGGACATTTCGCGAACTGGCTCGAAGCCATCCGCGGCGGCGGCCCGACCGTGACCGACTTCGCCTACGGCGCGGCGCTCACGGAACAAGTCCTCCTCGGCGCGCTCGCCCAGCGCACCGGCGAGGCGATTCGCTGGGACCCCGCGACCATGACGGCGATCGGCGCCCCCGAAGCGACCGCGCTCGCTCGCCCCGAACGACGTGACGACGCCTGGCGACCCGGCCCGGACTTGGCCGCGGTGTTGCCGGAGTGA
- a CDS encoding alpha/beta hydrolase-fold protein, translating into MKTTLVVSLVLSLAGSLSIAATTAPTHPPHVIGNSELRVLPTSAFGRNYQLSIGLPSGYANQPDRRYPVVYVTDGYWDFQKLDAIRGSLFFDKVVPEFIIVGLGYAGENLDHGNLRRWELSPVPFGDGADSGRAADFLRTIETEIIPFVEREYRADPGHRVLGGASLGGLFTLYAMYSKPDLFNAYIAVTPAVVLGDDWLLGYEEQFARAGKKLRGRLHVTMGENEGVGFLGGILRYNARVQSRKYPDLEYQFRIIDGERHAGMQMEAYTRGLRFVFAPYAPEQGPGLFP; encoded by the coding sequence ATGAAGACCACCCTCGTCGTATCGCTCGTCCTGTCTCTCGCCGGCTCCCTTTCGATCGCGGCCACGACCGCACCCACGCATCCACCGCACGTCATCGGCAACTCCGAGCTGCGCGTGCTCCCGACGAGTGCGTTCGGCCGGAACTATCAACTCTCCATCGGCTTGCCCTCCGGCTACGCCAACCAACCGGATCGCCGCTACCCCGTGGTCTACGTGACCGACGGCTATTGGGACTTCCAGAAGCTGGACGCGATCCGCGGGTCGCTCTTCTTCGACAAGGTCGTGCCGGAGTTCATCATCGTGGGCCTCGGATACGCGGGTGAAAACCTCGATCACGGCAATCTGCGCCGGTGGGAACTCTCTCCAGTGCCGTTCGGCGATGGTGCGGATTCCGGCCGCGCGGCCGACTTCCTGCGGACGATCGAGACGGAGATCATCCCGTTCGTGGAGCGCGAGTATCGCGCCGATCCCGGCCACCGCGTGCTCGGAGGGGCGTCGCTCGGCGGGTTGTTCACCCTCTACGCGATGTATTCGAAGCCGGACCTGTTCAACGCCTACATCGCCGTCACCCCGGCCGTGGTGCTCGGCGACGACTGGCTGCTCGGCTACGAAGAGCAGTTCGCACGAGCCGGGAAAAAGCTGCGCGGCCGGCTGCACGTGACCATGGGCGAGAACGAAGGCGTGGGCTTCCTCGGCGGCATCCTGCGCTACAACGCCCGCGTGCAATCGCGCAAGTATCCGGATCTCGAATACCAGTTCCGCATCATCGACGGCGAGCGCCACGCCGGCATGCAGATGGAGGCCTACACCCGCGGCCTGCGCTTCGTCTTCGCGCCGTACGCCCCCGAGCAAGGTCCGGGGCTGTTTCCGTAG
- a CDS encoding NADP-dependent oxidoreductase has protein sequence MKAWICPRYGAPEVLRLVELPDPTAGPREVVVRVEATSVSTADARVRGCRFPAGMRFIGRLALGWRGPRRAVLGTDCAGVVESVGRDVRHLRVGDSVLVVRGAAMGCHAERVSVRPRDVVLRKPAELSWAEAVSLPFGGQTALYFLRKAGLRRGHEALIIGASGAVGSAAVQLVALAGAHAIAVTRAENAGWIRALGAAETIDYTSSDYVAAGRRYDLVMDCVGAGSFRTMRHLVKRGGAYLAVAGGLADMLARGSGGVRCVTGYVPESTDAVEELLRHVREGAFRPVVGSRFAFADLPAAHAHVDSGRKRGTAVVDVTSLQRPAPTV, from the coding sequence ATGAAGGCTTGGATCTGCCCGCGATACGGCGCACCCGAGGTGCTGCGATTGGTCGAACTCCCGGACCCGACCGCGGGGCCGCGCGAGGTCGTGGTCCGAGTCGAGGCGACGTCGGTGAGCACCGCCGACGCGCGCGTGCGGGGCTGCAGGTTTCCCGCGGGGATGCGGTTCATCGGTCGTCTCGCTCTGGGGTGGCGTGGCCCGCGACGAGCGGTCTTGGGAACGGATTGTGCGGGAGTGGTGGAGTCCGTCGGCCGCGACGTGCGACACCTGCGCGTGGGTGACTCCGTTCTCGTGGTCCGAGGCGCGGCCATGGGGTGCCACGCCGAACGGGTCTCGGTCCGACCGCGCGACGTCGTCCTCCGGAAGCCGGCAGAGCTTTCTTGGGCGGAAGCCGTGAGCCTGCCGTTCGGTGGGCAGACGGCTCTCTACTTTCTCCGCAAGGCCGGTCTCCGCCGCGGGCACGAGGCGCTGATCATCGGAGCTTCCGGAGCGGTGGGAAGTGCGGCCGTACAACTCGTCGCGCTCGCCGGAGCCCACGCCATCGCGGTCACCCGCGCCGAGAACGCCGGCTGGATACGCGCTCTGGGCGCGGCCGAGACGATCGACTACACCTCGTCCGACTACGTCGCGGCCGGCCGTCGCTACGACCTCGTGATGGACTGCGTCGGCGCAGGCAGTTTCCGCACCATGCGCCACCTCGTGAAGCGCGGCGGCGCTTACTTGGCGGTGGCTGGTGGGCTGGCGGACATGCTCGCTCGAGGATCAGGCGGCGTTCGCTGCGTCACGGGATACGTGCCGGAGTCGACCGACGCGGTCGAGGAGCTCCTGCGGCATGTCCGCGAAGGCGCGTTTCGACCGGTCGTGGGAAGCCGTTTCGCCTTCGCCGACCTACCCGCCGCACATGCGCACGTCGACAGCGGACGCAAACGCGGCACGGCAGTGGTGGACGTCACCTCGCTGCAGCGCCCCGCCCCGACCGTCTGA
- a CDS encoding amidase yields the protein MHSSATPSRHLSRRRFLARVGAAGAAAAAFASHLRLAAASPTAATIPDDVLFTSTKRLAAMVASKKISSVELVTAYLKRIEAVNPKLNAVVHLCAERALAEAANADAMLATGKSMGALHGVPCTIKDSHETIGVRSTGGTLGRKDYVPSRDATSVARVRAAGAIVLGKTNTPELTLSGMTTNLIYGKTHNPYKLGYQPGGSTGGGASIIAAGGSPFDLGTDFGGSIRGPAHFCGIAGLKPTTGRVPRTGHIVDFGGIFDSFQQVGPLARWAEDLELITEIISGPDYIDAAIVPAPWIPASSVDLKKIKIVAYLNNGSKDAPTPETEAAWRKVVGLFRDLGVTVVEECPEALIKESQDIRNALSTADGRAWVKRLLAHYGTTQASPVISLTDSPRCDTAEFTRLVEAFDANRAKLLGWFQPYDLIICPTNRTPAQPWPDNPRAGGGGGGEGNIGFTGTYNNTGWPGAVVRAGTSPDGLPIGIQFIAQPFREDVAIAAAAFAEAGTGGFQKPAI from the coding sequence ATGCACTCTTCCGCCACCCCCTCTCGCCATCTCTCCCGTCGCCGATTTCTCGCCCGCGTCGGTGCGGCCGGTGCCGCGGCCGCCGCGTTCGCGTCGCATCTGCGTCTCGCGGCAGCGTCGCCGACTGCGGCCACGATACCGGACGACGTTCTCTTCACCTCGACCAAGCGGTTGGCCGCGATGGTCGCGTCCAAGAAGATCTCTTCGGTCGAGCTCGTCACCGCCTACCTGAAGCGGATCGAGGCGGTGAATCCGAAGCTCAACGCGGTGGTCCACCTCTGCGCCGAGCGCGCGCTCGCCGAAGCCGCCAATGCCGATGCCATGCTCGCGACCGGCAAGTCGATGGGCGCGCTCCACGGCGTGCCCTGCACGATCAAAGACTCGCACGAGACCATCGGCGTGCGTTCCACCGGCGGAACGCTCGGACGCAAGGACTACGTGCCCTCGCGCGACGCGACCTCGGTCGCACGCGTCCGCGCCGCAGGCGCGATCGTGCTCGGGAAGACGAACACGCCCGAGCTGACGCTTTCCGGGATGACGACCAACCTGATCTACGGAAAGACGCACAACCCCTACAAACTCGGGTATCAGCCGGGCGGTTCCACCGGCGGCGGGGCCTCGATCATCGCGGCGGGCGGATCGCCCTTCGACCTCGGCACCGACTTCGGCGGCTCGATCCGCGGGCCCGCTCACTTCTGCGGCATCGCCGGACTCAAGCCCACCACGGGACGCGTCCCTCGCACCGGACACATCGTGGACTTCGGCGGCATCTTCGACTCGTTTCAACAGGTCGGTCCGCTCGCGCGCTGGGCGGAGGATCTGGAGTTGATCACCGAGATCATCTCCGGCCCCGACTACATCGACGCCGCCATCGTACCCGCTCCGTGGATACCGGCATCGTCCGTCGACCTGAAGAAGATCAAGATCGTCGCCTACCTGAACAACGGCAGCAAGGACGCGCCGACGCCCGAGACCGAGGCCGCGTGGCGCAAGGTCGTCGGCCTCTTCCGCGACCTCGGCGTCACCGTGGTCGAGGAATGCCCCGAGGCGTTGATCAAGGAGTCGCAGGACATCCGCAACGCCCTCTCCACCGCCGACGGACGCGCTTGGGTAAAACGCCTGCTCGCGCACTACGGCACCACGCAGGCCTCGCCCGTGATCAGCCTCACCGACTCGCCCCGCTGCGACACCGCGGAGTTCACGCGCCTCGTCGAAGCTTTCGACGCGAACCGCGCCAAACTGCTCGGCTGGTTCCAACCCTACGACCTGATCATCTGTCCGACCAACCGCACGCCCGCGCAGCCGTGGCCGGACAATCCGCGCGCCGGCGGAGGCGGGGGAGGCGAAGGCAACATCGGTTTCACCGGCACCTACAACAACACCGGTTGGCCAGGAGCGGTGGTGCGCGCGGGCACTTCGCCCGACGGCTTGCCCATCGGCATCCAGTTCATCGCCCAACCGTTCCGCGAAGACGTCGCGATCGCCGCCGCCGCCTTCGCCGAGGCCGGAACGGGTGGCTTCCAAAAGCCCGCCATCTGA